The following is a genomic window from Bubalus bubalis isolate 160015118507 breed Murrah chromosome 6, NDDB_SH_1, whole genome shotgun sequence.
CTTTTTCTGCACACCCCACGCCCGCAGGAGGGCatcttagagagagagagacccagagaggtgggGAAACACAGAAGGAGAGACAGGGACAGCGAGAAGGAGAGACTTGGCCGAACAAAGAAACAGCAGTGGAGAGGGGTGCACGGGGCCAGTGGGGGTGGGGTACTCCCTGGGCAGGGCCAGAGCCGAGCCTGGGCCTTGGGGGGAGTCAGGGAGGCTTCCGCAGGGGCTCAGGGACCCACAAGAGCTTGGTCAAGAGGCTTGgcctgggtgggggagggcagacccagatgggggaggtggggagcggggaggagggaggaggagggaggaggagaagagggaggaggaggagggaggggaggaggggaggaggggtggagggaagagGTTGGGGGCTGCCTTGCAGTGACAGGTGGGCCCAGCAGGCGGCGGGCAGGGGCTGAGGAGGAAACAGCAGTCCTGGGCCCCCAAGAAGGGTGACGGAGGACGCCGGGGCTTCCAGACCAGAGCCTGGGCCCTGAGGAAGCaggagcccccctcccaccccccgtcTGCCTCAGGTGTCGGCCTCCCAGGATGAACAGGAGCAGCTCGGGGTGCGGACAGACCCAGCCAGAAAGGACTGACCCACCGGGGTTGGGTCCCTGCCCAGCGTGCTGAGTCCCGCCTGGCTGGCCACCACCCCCAGCAGGTGCCCAGGCAGTGGCCACCCCAGGCCCGGTAGCCCCAGGCCGGCCTGCAGCCCCTCTCATGGGCAGCCACACGGCCCCAGGGATGGGCAGCTGGTCTCACCTGTGCAGGCCGCGGCGGTGAGCAGCAGGGCCACGGCCAGCGCCCTGTGGATGGCGCGGCTGCCCTGGAGGCGGAGGAGAGCCAGGTGCAGCAGGAAGGCGCAGGAGCCCTCGAGCAGGGCGCCGTGGGGCGCGGCCGTGCGCAGCGCCGAGCTGCAGTGCGGGTCCATGAGGCTCTGCAGCACGTGCAGGTCGCTGAGCCCCCAGGCCCAGTAGAGCCGTGTCAGGGCGCCGGCCGCCTGCATGCCCAGCGCCTGCGCCACCAGCTCCAGCAGGGTGCCGGGCAGAGAGGCCTCGGCCAGGAGGAACCGCTGCAGGGACACCGTGGGGTTGGCCGAGGCCCCGTCCAGGGTGGCCCCGTGCACCAGGAGCAGCAGGAAGACCAAGGTGAGCAGCAGGTCGGGGCCGAAGCCCCCCGCCCAGGGTCCGAGCTCCACCAGCATCCGCATCTCCAGGCAGCAGGCCCCCAGCTGGGCCGCGCCTGCCGCCTCCCGGGCAAAGTGGGCGTAGGCGCCCCCGGGGAGCAGGGCCTTGGCTGCCCTCCTGGACGCCTGGCAGAGGGCGAAGGTGGCGAGGAAGAAGCAGAGGGACACGTTCAGACCGGCCATCGGCCTGGAGGCTCCGGGAGGACGGGCCGGCAGGGCCTGAGCTGACGTGTCGGGCGGGGAGGGAACCGTGGGAGCCTCACACCTGCGCCGCCCA
Proteins encoded in this region:
- the LOC102407746 gene encoding aquaporin-12B; the protein is MAGLNVSLCFFLATFALCQASRRAAKALLPGGAYAHFAREAAGAAQLGACCLEMRMLVELGPWAGGFGPDLLLTLVFLLLLVHGATLDGASANPTVSLQRFLLAEASLPGTLLELVAQALGMQAAGALTRLYWAWGLSDLHVLQSLMDPHCSSALRTAAPHGALLEGSCAFLLHLALLRLQGSRAIHRALAVALLLTAAACTAGPLTSAFLNPTLAASVTFRCSGHSLLEYVQVYWLGPVTGMLLAVLLYHGRLPRLFQRNLLYSQKSKYRVPRGRPVPGPGGSQTPGEGSRGRGPR